Proteins encoded within one genomic window of Camarhynchus parvulus chromosome 14, STF_HiC, whole genome shotgun sequence:
- the CHST12 gene encoding carbohydrate sulfotransferase 12, translating into MTKARLLRLSVVLVSIFMILLIIVYWDNVGTAHFYLHTSFSRPHSPGAIAAGEDWEALPDVDEFLAKLLSSSLKQNSSIPRKTEQLLVQGSNKPVVSNLEENVRGYDWSTHKDRNSLDQEKLQVERQRTLREFCANSSFTFPTKERSFDDIPNYELNHLIVDDRHGVIYCYVPKVACTNWKRVMIVLSESLLDQGVPYRNPLDIPREHVHNTSTHLTFNKFWRRYGKFSRHLMKIKLKKYTKFLFVRDPFVRLISAFRSKFELENEDFYRRFAIPMLKLYSNHTNLPTSVSEAFGAGLKVSFSDFIQYLLDPRTEKMAPFNEHWRQVYRLCHPCQIDYDFIGKLETLDEDAAYLLQLLKVDRLLRFPPSYRNRTASSWEDNWFAKIPLAWRQQLYKLYEADFVLFGYPKPENLLKD; encoded by the coding sequence ATGACCAAAGCACGGCTCCTCCGTCTGTCTGTGGTGCTGGTCTCCATCTTCATGATCCTCCTGATTATTGTGTACTGGGACAACGTGGGCACAGCTCACTTCTACCTGCACACATCCTTCTCCAGACCCCACTCCCCAGGAGCCATCGCAGCAGGTGAGGACTGGGAAGCCTTGCCAGATGTAGATGAATTTTTGGCAAAGCTGCTGAGCTCGAGCCTGAAACAGAACAGCTCTATCCCCCGAaagacagagcagctcctcGTCCAGGGCTCCAACAAGCCTGTGGTGAGTAACTTGGAGGAGAACGTGCGGGGCTATGACTGGTCTACACACAAGGACAGGAACAGCTTGGACCAAGAGAAGCTGCAGGTAGAGAGGCAGAGAACATTGCGGGAGTTTTGTGCCAATTCCAGCTTCACCTTCCCCACCAAGGAGCGCTCCTTCGATGACATTCCCAACTACGAGCTCAACCACCTGATTGTGGATGACCGCCACGGTGTCATCTACTGCTACGTGCCCAAGGTGGCCTGCACCAACTGGAAACGTGTGATGATTGTGCTGAGTGAAAGCCTGCTGGACCAGGGGGTCCCCTACAGGAACCCTCTGGATATCCCCCGGGAGCACGTCCACAACACCAGCACCCACCTGACCTTCAACAAATTCTGGCGTCGCTACGGGAAGTTCTCCCGGCACCTGATGAAGATCAAGCTGAAGAAATACACCAAGTTCCTCTTTGTACGAGACCCCTTTGTCCGCCTCATCTCCGCTTTCCGCAGCAAATTCGAGCTGGAGAACGAGGACTTCTACCGGCGTTTCGCCATCCCCATGCTAAAGCTCTACTCCAACCACACCAACCTTCCCACCTCCGTCAGCGAGGCCTTCGGGGCAGGCCTCAAAGTCTCCTTTTCTGACTTCATCCAGTACTTACTGGATCCCAGGACAGAGAAGATGGCCCCCTTCAATGAGCACTGGAGGCAGGTTTACCGTCTGTGCCACCCGTGCCAGATAGACTATGATTTCATCGGGAAGCTGGAGACGCTGGATGAGGATGCTGCTTATTTACTGCAGCTCCTCAAAGTGGACAGGCTGCTTCGCTTCCCACCCAGCTACCGAAACAggactgccagcagctgggaagatAACTGGTTTGCCAAAATCCCACTGGcttggaggcagcagctctaCAAGCTTTATGAAGCAGATTTTGTACTCTTTGGCTACCCCAAGCCAGAAAACTTGCTTAAAGACTGA